A genome region from Streptomyces pratensis includes the following:
- a CDS encoding 3-isopropylmalate dehydrogenase: MSRSIDLAVIPGDGIGQEVVTQGLKVLNAVLPQDVKLETKEYDLGAQRWHRTGETLPDAELEALKGHDAILLGAIGDPSVPSGVLERGLLLKLRFAFDHFINLRPSKLFPNTATPLAGRPEIDFVVVREGTEGPYTGNGGSLRTGTEHEVATEVSVNTAYGVERVVRDAFARAAARPRKKLTLVHKNNVLVYAGHLWKNTFDKVAAEFPEVTTDYLHVDAATIFFVTQPERFDVIVTDNLFGDILTDLAAAVTGGIGLAASGNINPTGAFPSMFEPVHGTAPDIAGQGKADPTATILSVALLLRHLGYEAEAVRIEEAVSADLAERDGKHARTTDEIGDALAVRVAS; the protein is encoded by the coding sequence ATGTCTCGCAGCATCGATCTCGCAGTGATCCCCGGCGACGGTATCGGCCAGGAGGTCGTCACCCAGGGCCTCAAGGTTCTCAACGCTGTTCTCCCGCAGGATGTGAAGCTGGAGACCAAGGAGTACGACCTCGGCGCCCAGCGGTGGCACCGCACGGGTGAGACCCTCCCCGACGCGGAGCTCGAAGCCCTCAAGGGCCACGACGCCATCCTGCTCGGCGCCATCGGCGACCCGTCGGTGCCGTCGGGTGTGCTGGAGCGCGGGCTCCTGCTGAAGCTGCGCTTCGCCTTCGACCACTTCATCAACCTGAGGCCGTCGAAGCTCTTCCCGAACACCGCGACTCCGCTGGCGGGCCGCCCCGAGATCGACTTCGTCGTCGTCCGCGAAGGCACCGAGGGCCCGTACACGGGCAACGGTGGTTCCCTGCGCACGGGCACGGAGCACGAGGTCGCCACCGAGGTCAGCGTCAACACCGCCTACGGCGTCGAGCGTGTCGTGCGTGACGCCTTCGCGCGTGCCGCCGCCCGCCCGCGCAAGAAGCTGACGCTGGTCCACAAGAACAACGTCCTCGTGTACGCGGGCCACCTGTGGAAGAACACCTTCGACAAGGTCGCGGCCGAGTTCCCCGAGGTCACCACCGACTATCTGCACGTCGACGCGGCGACGATCTTCTTCGTCACGCAGCCGGAGCGCTTCGACGTCATCGTCACCGACAACCTCTTCGGTGACATCCTCACCGACCTCGCCGCAGCCGTGACCGGCGGCATCGGCCTGGCCGCGTCCGGCAACATCAACCCGACGGGTGCCTTCCCGTCCATGTTCGAGCCGGTGCACGGCACCGCGCCCGACATCGCGGGCCAGGGCAAGGCGGACCCGACCGCCACGATCCTCTCCGTCGCCCTCCTGCTGCGCCACCTCGGCTACGAGGCCGAGGCCGTGCGCATCGAGGAGGCCGTCTCCGCCGACCTCGCGGAGCGTGACGGAAAGCACGCGCGCACCACCGACGAGATCGGCGACGCGCTCGCGGTACGCGTAGCGAGCTGA
- a CDS encoding branched-chain amino acid aminotransferase: MTTPTIELKPSSNPLSDAEREAILASPGFGRYFTDHMVTIRWTEGRGWHDAQLVPYGPLSMDPANMTLHYAQEIFEGLKAYRQPDGTVATFRPEANAARFQRSAARLAMPELPVETFIEACDVLVQQDQAWVPAHGGEESLYLRPFMIAAEVGLGVRPANEYLFLVIASPAGAYFPGGVKPVSIWLSQDRVRAVPGGMGDAKTGGNYAASLLAQAEAASQGCDQVAYLDAVEHKWVEELGGMNLYFVYGQEDGSKRIVTPSLTGSLLAGVTRDSLLTVARDLGYTSEEGRVSIDQWRADTENGTLTEVFACGTAAVITPVGTVKSADGEWTQGDGTPGEVTLKLRERLLDIQRGIADDTHGWMHELG; this comes from the coding sequence ATGACGACGCCCACGATCGAGCTCAAGCCCTCCTCGAACCCGCTGTCCGACGCGGAGCGCGAGGCGATCCTGGCCAGCCCCGGCTTCGGCCGCTACTTCACCGATCACATGGTGACGATCCGCTGGACCGAGGGCCGCGGCTGGCACGACGCCCAGCTCGTCCCGTACGGGCCGCTGTCCATGGACCCGGCCAACATGACGCTGCACTACGCGCAGGAGATCTTCGAGGGCCTCAAGGCCTACCGGCAGCCCGACGGCACGGTCGCCACCTTCCGTCCTGAGGCCAACGCCGCACGCTTCCAGCGGTCCGCCGCCCGGCTCGCGATGCCGGAGCTGCCGGTCGAGACCTTCATCGAGGCATGCGACGTCCTGGTCCAGCAGGACCAGGCGTGGGTCCCGGCGCACGGCGGCGAGGAGTCCCTCTACCTCCGCCCCTTCATGATCGCCGCCGAGGTGGGTCTCGGTGTCCGGCCGGCCAACGAGTACCTCTTCCTGGTCATCGCCTCTCCCGCCGGCGCCTACTTCCCCGGCGGCGTGAAGCCGGTCTCGATCTGGCTCTCCCAGGACCGCGTGCGCGCCGTCCCCGGCGGCATGGGCGACGCCAAGACCGGGGGCAACTACGCCGCTTCCCTGCTCGCCCAGGCGGAGGCCGCGTCGCAGGGCTGCGACCAGGTCGCCTACCTCGACGCCGTCGAGCACAAGTGGGTCGAGGAGCTGGGCGGCATGAACCTCTACTTCGTCTACGGGCAGGAGGACGGCAGCAAGCGGATCGTCACCCCGTCGCTCACCGGCTCGCTGCTCGCCGGCGTCACGCGTGACTCCCTGCTCACCGTCGCCCGCGACCTCGGCTACACCTCCGAGGAGGGCCGCGTCTCCATCGACCAGTGGCGCGCCGACACGGAGAACGGCACCCTCACCGAGGTCTTCGCCTGCGGCACCGCCGCCGTCATCACGCCCGTCGGCACGGTGAAGTCCGCTGACGGCGAGTGGACCCAGGGCGACGGCACCCCCGGCGAGGTCACCCTCAAGCTGCGTGAGCGCCTGCTGGACATCCAGCGCGGCATCGCCGACGACACCCACGGCTGGATGCACGAGCTCGGCTAG
- a CDS encoding urease subunit alpha produces the protein MTDPYAYASVHGPRAGDRVRLGDSGLTVRVESDAQKQGDEFLAGFGKTARDGLHLKAAAVRETCDVVISNVLVVDAVLGIRKVSIGIREGRIAAIGRAGNPDTLDGVDVVVGTGTTIVSGEGMIATAGAVDPHVHLLSPRVMEASLASGVTTIIGQEFGPVWGVGVNSPWALRHAFNAFDAWPVNIGFLGRGSSSHEAPLVEALAEGGACGFKVHEDMGAHTRALDTALRVAEEHDVQVALHSDGLNECLSVEDTLSVLEGRTIHAFHIEGCGGGHVPDVLKMAGVPNVIGSSTNPTLPFGRDAVAEHYGMIVSVHDLKTDLPGDAAMARDRIRAGTMGAEDVLHDLGAIGITSSDAQGMGRAGETVRRTFAMAAKMKAELGPMEGDGPGDDNARVLRYIAKLTVNPAIAHGLSHEVGSIETGKLADIVLWRPEFFGAKPQLVLKSGFPAYGVTGDPNAATDTCEPLVLGPQFGAYGATAADLSVAFVAEAATQLGADLMPTRRRRVAVRDTRGIGPADLRLNSRTGQVTVDGDTGLVTLDGDPLRSPAAESVSLNRLYFL, from the coding sequence GTGACGGATCCGTACGCGTACGCCTCCGTGCACGGGCCGCGCGCCGGGGACCGGGTCAGGCTGGGAGACTCCGGGCTGACCGTCCGTGTGGAGTCCGACGCCCAGAAGCAGGGGGACGAATTCCTCGCCGGCTTCGGCAAGACGGCCCGCGACGGCCTCCACCTCAAGGCCGCGGCCGTCCGGGAGACCTGCGACGTCGTCATCAGCAACGTGCTGGTCGTCGACGCCGTGCTGGGCATCCGGAAGGTTTCGATCGGCATCCGGGAGGGCCGCATCGCGGCGATCGGACGGGCCGGCAACCCGGACACCCTCGACGGGGTCGACGTGGTCGTCGGGACGGGAACGACCATCGTCTCCGGCGAGGGCATGATCGCGACGGCCGGTGCGGTGGACCCCCACGTCCACCTGCTCTCCCCTCGCGTCATGGAGGCGTCCCTGGCCTCCGGCGTCACCACGATCATCGGCCAGGAGTTCGGCCCGGTCTGGGGCGTCGGCGTCAACTCCCCGTGGGCTCTGCGCCACGCCTTCAACGCCTTCGACGCCTGGCCCGTCAACATCGGCTTCCTGGGACGCGGTTCGTCGTCCCACGAGGCGCCGCTGGTGGAGGCGCTCGCCGAGGGCGGTGCCTGCGGCTTCAAGGTCCACGAGGACATGGGTGCCCACACCCGGGCCCTGGACACCGCTCTGCGGGTGGCCGAGGAACACGACGTACAGGTCGCCCTGCACAGCGACGGGCTGAACGAGTGCCTGTCGGTCGAGGACACCCTGAGCGTCCTCGAAGGCCGCACGATCCACGCCTTCCACATCGAGGGCTGCGGCGGCGGGCACGTGCCCGACGTGTTGAAGATGGCCGGGGTCCCCAACGTCATCGGTTCCTCCACCAACCCGACGCTCCCCTTCGGCCGTGACGCGGTCGCCGAGCACTACGGGATGATCGTCTCCGTCCACGACCTCAAGACGGACCTCCCCGGCGACGCCGCCATGGCACGCGACCGGATCAGGGCGGGGACCATGGGCGCCGAGGACGTGCTGCACGATCTGGGCGCCATCGGCATCACCTCCTCGGACGCGCAGGGCATGGGGCGGGCCGGTGAGACCGTGCGCCGGACCTTCGCCATGGCCGCGAAGATGAAGGCCGAACTGGGCCCGATGGAGGGGGACGGCCCCGGCGACGACAACGCGCGAGTGCTGCGCTACATCGCCAAGCTCACCGTCAACCCCGCCATCGCCCACGGCCTTTCGCACGAGGTCGGCTCCATCGAGACGGGGAAGCTGGCCGACATCGTCCTCTGGCGCCCCGAGTTCTTCGGCGCGAAGCCCCAGCTGGTCCTGAAGTCCGGCTTTCCGGCCTACGGCGTCACGGGCGACCCCAACGCCGCCACGGACACCTGCGAACCCCTGGTCCTCGGGCCGCAGTTCGGTGCGTACGGGGCGACGGCCGCCGATCTCTCCGTCGCCTTCGTCGCGGAGGCCGCCACCCAGCTGGGCGCCGATCTCATGCCCACCCGCCGCCGCAGGGTGGCGGTCCGGGACACCCGCGGCATCGGGCCCGCGGACCTGCGGCTCAACTCCCGCACCGGCCAGGTCACCGTCGACGGCGACACGGGCCTCGTCACCCTCGACGGCGACCCGCTGCGCTCACCGGCAGCCGAATCCGTCTCCCTCAACCGCCTCTACTTCCTCTAG
- a CDS encoding TetR/AcrR family transcriptional regulator yields the protein MPRTTRRRNIAPPREDVLAAVMATVAERGLDGLTMAGLGREVGMSSGHLLYYFRTKDELLLQTLEWSEARLGAERRALLARPGTARERLDAYIALYVPDGHRDPHWTLWLEVWNRSQDADDDARARQAAIEDAWHRDLVELLADGIARGELRAVGTDRAATRLRALMDGFSVHVTVGIPGTGRERVLEQMCRYVEDALLPGQASGATDITPAS from the coding sequence GTGCCCCGTACCACGCGCCGCCGCAACATCGCCCCGCCCAGGGAGGACGTGCTCGCCGCCGTCATGGCCACCGTCGCCGAGCGCGGACTCGACGGGCTCACCATGGCGGGGCTCGGCCGCGAGGTCGGGATGAGCAGCGGGCACCTCCTCTACTACTTCCGCACCAAGGACGAACTGCTGCTCCAGACGCTGGAATGGAGCGAGGCACGGCTCGGTGCCGAACGCCGGGCCCTGCTCGCCCGGCCCGGCACTGCACGCGAGCGGCTCGACGCCTACATCGCGCTGTACGTCCCCGACGGTCACCGCGACCCGCACTGGACACTGTGGCTGGAGGTCTGGAACCGCTCCCAGGACGCCGACGACGACGCCCGCGCCCGACAGGCGGCCATCGAGGACGCCTGGCACCGCGACCTCGTGGAGCTGCTGGCCGACGGCATCGCACGCGGTGAGCTCCGTGCCGTCGGCACCGACCGGGCCGCGACCCGGCTGCGCGCCCTGATGGACGGGTTCAGCGTCCACGTCACCGTCGGCATCCCCGGGACCGGGCGGGAGCGGGTCCTGGAACAGATGTGCCGATATGTGGAGGACGCGCTCCTGCCCGGGCAGGCCTCCGGTGCGACGGATATCACGCCCGCATCCTGA
- a CDS encoding agmatine deiminase family protein: MTFRMPPEWAPHERTWMAWPGPNPTFATAAELDGARRAWAAVARAVRRFEPVTVVVGPGQEDTARALLGPDVETAVRPLDDAWMRDIGPTFVIEPETRRLAAVDWTFNGWGAQGWARWEHDRHIARGVAELAGVPVHSSPLVNEGGAIHVDGEGTVLLTETVQLGKERNPGWTRQAVEDEIHARLGTEKAVWLPRGLAGDYGTYGTLGHVDIVAAFARPGTVVAHVQPDPSHPDHEITRETVRILRAATDAGGRPLEVVEIPAPTVLHDADGGWADYSYINHYLCNDGVILCAFDDPRDEEAAAVFAGLFPDRTVTSVDARTIFAGGGGIHCITQQQPRI, translated from the coding sequence ATGACCTTCCGCATGCCGCCCGAGTGGGCCCCCCACGAGCGCACCTGGATGGCCTGGCCGGGCCCCAACCCCACCTTCGCCACCGCGGCCGAACTCGACGGGGCCCGCAGGGCCTGGGCTGCCGTCGCCCGCGCGGTACGCCGCTTCGAACCGGTCACCGTCGTCGTCGGTCCCGGCCAGGAGGACACCGCCCGTGCGCTCCTGGGCCCCGACGTCGAGACGGCCGTACGCCCCCTCGACGACGCCTGGATGAGGGACATCGGCCCGACCTTCGTCATCGAACCCGAGACCCGTCGACTCGCCGCGGTGGACTGGACGTTCAACGGCTGGGGCGCCCAGGGCTGGGCCCGGTGGGAGCACGACCGGCACATCGCGAGGGGCGTCGCCGAGCTGGCCGGAGTGCCCGTGCACAGCTCGCCGCTGGTCAACGAGGGCGGCGCGATCCATGTGGACGGCGAGGGCACCGTGCTGCTCACCGAGACCGTCCAGCTGGGCAAGGAGCGCAACCCCGGCTGGACCCGGCAGGCCGTCGAGGACGAGATCCACGCCCGCCTGGGCACCGAGAAGGCGGTCTGGCTGCCGCGCGGCCTGGCCGGCGACTACGGCACGTACGGCACCCTCGGCCATGTCGACATCGTCGCCGCCTTCGCCCGCCCCGGCACCGTCGTCGCCCACGTCCAGCCCGACCCGTCCCACCCGGACCACGAGATCACCCGTGAGACGGTCCGGATCCTGCGGGCCGCCACCGACGCCGGGGGCCGTCCGCTGGAAGTGGTGGAGATCCCGGCGCCCACGGTGCTGCACGACGCCGACGGCGGGTGGGCCGACTACTCGTACATCAACCACTACCTCTGCAACGACGGCGTGATCCTCTGCGCCTTCGACGACCCCAGGGACGAGGAGGCGGCCGCCGTCTTCGCCGGCCTGTTCCCGGACCGTACGGTGACGAGCGTCGACGCCCGTACGATCTTTGCCGGTGGTGGAGGCATCCACTGCATCACGCAGCAACAGCCCAGGATCTGA
- a CDS encoding glycoside hydrolase family 3 N-terminal domain-containing protein: MVKANRVAKGPPVSPSLPYLDPALPVAERVADLLGRMTLPEKVGQMLQLNAKEGVRHFVEDLHVGSILHTSPERVLEAAELTGRSRLRIPLLVAEDCIHGHSFWEGATIYPTQLGMAATWDAELVERIARATAVEVAATGVHWTFSPVLCITRDLRWGRVSETFGEDPHLIGELASAMVRGYQGDGLADPTAILASAKHFAGYSETQGGRDASEADISRRKLRSWFLPPFERVAREGCRTFMLGYQSMDGVPITVNDWLLNDVLREEWGYTGTLVTDWDNVGRMVWEQKVYADYAQAAAAAVRAGNDMVMATEGFFEGALEAVGNGTLGEAEIDAAVRRVLTLKFELGLFEDPRHPDTARQAEIIGSVGHAALNLEAARRSLVLLTNDGSLPLAGGLTAGDDGRAAGAPGPRTVAVIGPNADDAQTQLGDWAGSSGQVDWLPDGQPRAMIRTVLDGFREHAPADWTVLYARGARILDVGADPEGQFFLDGQPRPDVVIPAEPDAALIGEAVAAAEAADYVVAVVGDRIELVGEGKSTATLELVGDQVALLDALAATGKPLVVVVISSKPLVLPPSALGAAAVVHAFNPGMQGGRAVAEVLLGLVEPSGRLPVSFARHAGQQPTYYNQIRGQHGSRYADLTQRPAFVFGEGLSYTTVAYSGLEVLTASVGESDTLRARVTVRNTGERPALETVQLYISDTVTSVTWAEKELKAYRQVSLAPGEAREVLLELPVSECTLVNAAGRRVVEPGAFELLVGPSSCDDVLLRADFTVKG; the protein is encoded by the coding sequence ATGGTGAAGGCGAACCGTGTCGCGAAAGGACCCCCCGTGTCCCCCTCCCTGCCCTATCTCGACCCCGCGCTCCCCGTGGCGGAGCGGGTCGCCGATCTCCTGGGACGCATGACGCTGCCCGAGAAGGTCGGCCAGATGCTCCAGCTGAACGCCAAGGAAGGGGTGCGGCACTTCGTCGAGGACCTGCACGTGGGGTCGATCCTGCACACCTCGCCCGAGCGGGTCCTGGAGGCCGCGGAGCTGACCGGCCGGTCCCGGCTGCGCATCCCCCTGCTGGTTGCGGAGGACTGCATCCACGGGCACTCCTTCTGGGAGGGCGCGACGATCTACCCCACCCAGCTCGGCATGGCCGCGACCTGGGACGCGGAGCTGGTGGAACGGATCGCGCGGGCCACGGCGGTGGAGGTCGCCGCGACCGGCGTGCACTGGACGTTCTCACCGGTGCTCTGCATCACCCGGGACCTGCGCTGGGGCCGGGTCAGCGAGACGTTCGGCGAGGACCCCCATCTGATCGGGGAGCTGGCATCGGCGATGGTGCGCGGGTACCAGGGCGACGGTCTGGCCGACCCGACCGCGATCCTGGCCTCGGCCAAGCACTTCGCGGGGTATTCGGAGACGCAGGGCGGCCGGGACGCCAGCGAGGCGGACATCTCGCGGCGCAAGCTCCGCTCCTGGTTCCTGCCGCCGTTCGAGCGGGTCGCGAGGGAGGGCTGCCGGACGTTCATGCTCGGCTACCAGTCCATGGACGGCGTGCCGATCACGGTGAACGACTGGCTGCTCAACGACGTGCTGCGCGAGGAGTGGGGCTACACCGGGACGCTGGTGACCGACTGGGACAACGTCGGCCGCATGGTGTGGGAGCAGAAGGTGTACGCCGACTACGCGCAGGCCGCCGCGGCGGCGGTCCGCGCGGGCAACGACATGGTGATGGCGACCGAGGGGTTCTTCGAGGGCGCCCTGGAAGCGGTCGGGAACGGCACGCTGGGCGAGGCGGAGATCGACGCGGCCGTGCGCCGCGTCCTGACGCTCAAGTTCGAGCTCGGCCTGTTCGAGGACCCGCGCCACCCCGACACCGCCCGCCAGGCCGAGATCATCGGCAGCGTCGGGCACGCCGCACTGAACCTGGAGGCGGCCCGGCGCTCGCTGGTGCTGCTGACCAACGACGGATCACTGCCGCTGGCCGGCGGACTCACGGCGGGGGACGACGGCCGGGCCGCCGGGGCTCCCGGCCCCCGTACGGTCGCGGTGATCGGGCCGAACGCGGACGACGCGCAGACCCAGCTGGGTGACTGGGCGGGCTCGTCGGGCCAGGTTGACTGGCTCCCGGACGGCCAGCCGCGCGCCATGATCCGTACCGTCCTCGACGGCTTCCGCGAGCACGCGCCCGCCGACTGGACCGTCCTGTACGCACGGGGCGCCAGGATCCTCGACGTGGGCGCGGACCCGGAGGGGCAGTTCTTCCTCGACGGCCAGCCCCGCCCGGACGTGGTGATCCCCGCCGAACCGGACGCCGCGCTGATCGGCGAGGCGGTCGCAGCCGCCGAGGCCGCCGACTACGTCGTCGCCGTGGTCGGCGACCGCATCGAACTGGTCGGCGAGGGCAAGTCAACCGCGACCCTGGAACTCGTCGGCGACCAGGTCGCGTTGCTCGACGCGCTCGCCGCCACCGGCAAGCCGCTCGTCGTCGTGGTCATCAGCTCGAAGCCCCTGGTGCTCCCGCCGTCGGCGCTCGGCGCGGCCGCGGTCGTGCACGCCTTCAACCCGGGCATGCAGGGCGGCCGGGCGGTGGCCGAGGTCCTGCTGGGCCTCGTCGAGCCCTCGGGCCGGCTGCCCGTCTCCTTCGCCCGGCACGCGGGACAGCAGCCGACGTACTACAACCAGATCCGGGGCCAGCACGGCTCCCGGTACGCCGACCTGACCCAGCGCCCGGCCTTCGTGTTCGGCGAGGGTCTGAGCTACACGACCGTCGCGTACTCCGGTCTGGAGGTGCTCACCGCGAGCGTCGGGGAGAGCGACACGCTCCGGGCACGCGTCACCGTCCGCAACACCGGTGAGCGGCCGGCCCTGGAGACCGTGCAGTTGTACATCAGCGACACGGTGACGTCCGTGACCTGGGCCGAGAAGGAGCTCAAGGCCTACCGGCAGGTGTCACTCGCCCCGGGTGAGGCGCGGGAGGTACTGCTGGAACTGCCGGTCTCCGAGTGCACCCTCGTGAACGCGGCGGGCCGGCGTGTCGTGGAGCCCGGCGCGTTCGAGCTGCTCGTGGGTCCGTCCTCGTGCGATGACGTCCTCCTGCGGGCGGACTTCACGGTGAAGGGCTGA
- the cimA gene encoding citramalate synthase, whose amino-acid sequence MTTKAKAPDDTFHVFDTTLRDGAQREGINLTVADKLTIARHLDDFGVGFIEGGWPGANPRDTEFFARAQQEIEFEHAQLVAFGATRRAGGKAAEDPQVKALLDSGAPVITLVAKSHDRHVELALRTTLDENLEMVRDTVAHLREQGRRVFVDCEHFFDGYRANAEYAKSVVRTAHEAGADVVILCDTNGGMLPAQVQAVVSTVLADTGARLGIHAQDDTGCAVANTLAAVDAGATHVQCTANGYGERVGNANLFPVVAALELKYGKTVLHEGALAEMTRISHAIAEVVNLTPSTHQPYVGVSAFAHKAGLHASAIKVDPDLYQHIDPELVGNTMRMLVSDMAGRASIELKGKELGIDLGGDRALVGRVVERVKERELKGYTYEAADASFELLLRAEVEGRPRRYFRVESWRAIVEDRPDGIHANEATVKLWAKGERIVATAEGNGPVNALDRALRVGLERIYPQLAKLELIDYKVRILEGRTGTESTTRVLITTGDGSGDWATVGVAENVIAASWQALEDAYTYGLLRAGVEPTD is encoded by the coding sequence ATGACCACCAAGGCCAAGGCCCCCGACGACACCTTCCATGTCTTCGACACCACCCTGCGCGACGGTGCGCAGCGTGAAGGCATCAACCTGACGGTCGCGGACAAGCTGACCATTGCCCGGCATCTGGACGACTTCGGCGTGGGCTTCATCGAGGGGGGCTGGCCCGGCGCGAACCCCCGTGACACCGAGTTCTTCGCCCGCGCCCAGCAGGAGATCGAATTCGAGCACGCCCAGCTCGTCGCCTTCGGCGCCACCCGCAGGGCCGGCGGCAAAGCCGCCGAGGACCCGCAGGTCAAGGCGCTCCTGGACTCCGGCGCCCCGGTGATCACGCTGGTCGCCAAGTCCCACGACCGTCATGTGGAACTGGCCCTGCGCACCACCCTGGACGAGAACCTGGAGATGGTCCGCGACACCGTCGCCCACCTCCGCGAGCAGGGCCGCAGGGTCTTCGTCGACTGCGAGCACTTCTTCGACGGCTACCGCGCCAACGCCGAGTACGCCAAGTCGGTCGTGCGCACCGCCCACGAGGCCGGCGCCGATGTGGTCATCCTCTGCGACACCAACGGCGGGATGCTGCCCGCCCAGGTGCAGGCCGTCGTCTCCACCGTCCTCGCCGACACCGGCGCCCGGCTCGGCATCCACGCCCAGGACGACACGGGCTGCGCCGTCGCCAACACCCTCGCCGCCGTGGACGCGGGCGCGACCCATGTGCAGTGCACCGCCAACGGATACGGCGAGCGGGTCGGCAACGCCAACCTCTTCCCCGTCGTCGCCGCGCTGGAACTCAAGTACGGCAAGACCGTCCTGCACGAGGGCGCGCTCGCCGAGATGACCCGCATCTCCCACGCCATCGCCGAGGTCGTCAACCTCACGCCCTCCACCCACCAGCCTTACGTGGGCGTCTCCGCCTTCGCGCACAAGGCCGGACTGCACGCCTCCGCGATCAAGGTGGATCCGGACCTCTACCAGCACATCGACCCCGAACTCGTCGGCAACACCATGCGGATGCTCGTGTCCGACATGGCCGGCCGTGCCTCCATCGAACTCAAGGGCAAAGAGCTCGGCATCGACCTGGGAGGCGACCGCGCGCTCGTAGGGCGGGTCGTGGAGCGGGTCAAGGAGCGGGAGCTCAAGGGCTACACCTACGAGGCGGCCGACGCCTCCTTCGAGCTGCTGCTGCGCGCCGAGGTCGAGGGCCGGCCCCGGCGCTACTTCCGCGTCGAGTCCTGGCGCGCGATCGTCGAGGACCGCCCCGACGGCATCCACGCCAACGAGGCGACGGTGAAGCTCTGGGCGAAGGGCGAGCGGATCGTCGCCACGGCGGAGGGCAACGGCCCGGTCAACGCCCTGGACCGGGCGCTGCGCGTCGGCCTGGAGCGGATCTACCCGCAGCTCGCCAAGCTGGAGCTGATCGACTACAAGGTCCGCATCCTGGAAGGCCGCACGGGCACCGAATCCACCACCCGGGTGCTGATCACCACGGGCGACGGATCCGGTGACTGGGCGACGGTCGGCGTGGCCGAGAACGTCATCGCCGCGTCCTGGCAGGCGCTGGAGGACGCGTACACCTACGGCCTGCTGCGGGCCGGGGTGGAGCCGACCGACTGA
- a CDS encoding TetR/AcrR family transcriptional regulator, giving the protein MVGGPGEWRVTAEVRRGYAKGRAKRREILDQAMALFGEAGYRGASLRVIATRSGISHTGLLHHFPTKEALLLAVLAHRDDVDDEWLSLGGTKGVGRLRRFVELAELNSARRGIVELFSVVSAEATAADHPAHGYFVRRYENSVAGAQLAYGQAGLEGALRAGIAPEAAGRQLIALMDGLQVQWLLSDCATDMADVLRAHIRAQLTVDF; this is encoded by the coding sequence ATGGTCGGCGGACCGGGAGAGTGGCGAGTGACGGCCGAAGTGCGGCGTGGCTACGCGAAGGGCCGCGCGAAGCGGCGGGAGATCCTCGACCAGGCCATGGCCCTGTTCGGCGAGGCCGGCTACCGGGGTGCGTCGCTGCGGGTGATCGCGACCCGGAGCGGTATCTCGCACACAGGCCTGCTGCATCACTTCCCGACCAAGGAAGCGCTGCTGCTCGCAGTGCTCGCGCACCGCGACGACGTGGACGACGAGTGGCTCTCGCTCGGTGGCACCAAGGGTGTCGGACGGCTGCGGCGGTTCGTCGAGCTGGCCGAGCTGAACTCCGCACGGCGCGGGATCGTCGAGCTGTTCTCGGTCGTCTCCGCCGAGGCGACGGCCGCCGACCACCCCGCCCACGGGTACTTCGTGCGCCGCTACGAGAACTCCGTCGCGGGCGCCCAGCTCGCCTACGGGCAGGCCGGCCTGGAGGGCGCGCTGCGGGCCGGCATCGCTCCCGAAGCCGCGGGCCGGCAGCTGATCGCGCTGATGGACGGGCTCCAGGTGCAGTGGCTGCTCAGTGACTGCGCCACGGACATGGCCGACGTGCTGCGCGCGCACATCCGGGCGCAGCTCACCGTGGATTTCTGA
- the ureA gene encoding urease subunit gamma: protein MRLTPTERDRLLLFGAAELARARRARGLRLNVPEATALIADTVCEAARDGRRLAEAIEAARAVLGPDDVLPGVADVVTEVQVEAVFDDGSRLAVVSGPLAGGTLGDDAPGALLPGPATPEREPAVRLTVRNTATVPVSVTSHFHFFEANPRLDFDRASAYGMRLSVPAGSSVRFGPGETAEVPLVPIGGDRIAIGFAGLVDGPLDAPGAKEEALRRATACGYLGAGEGK from the coding sequence GTGCGACTGACCCCGACCGAACGCGACCGGCTGCTGCTCTTCGGCGCCGCCGAGCTGGCCAGGGCCCGGCGCGCCCGCGGTCTGCGGCTCAACGTCCCCGAGGCGACCGCGCTGATCGCGGACACCGTCTGCGAGGCGGCCAGGGACGGACGCAGGCTGGCCGAGGCGATCGAGGCCGCCCGCGCGGTGCTGGGGCCGGACGACGTGCTCCCGGGCGTGGCCGACGTGGTCACCGAGGTCCAGGTCGAGGCCGTCTTCGACGACGGCTCCCGGCTCGCGGTCGTCAGCGGCCCCCTCGCGGGCGGCACGCTCGGCGACGACGCTCCCGGCGCGCTGCTCCCCGGCCCCGCGACGCCCGAGCGGGAACCCGCCGTGCGGCTCACCGTCCGTAACACCGCGACGGTCCCGGTCAGCGTGACGTCCCACTTCCACTTCTTCGAGGCCAACCCCCGGCTCGACTTCGACCGCGCGTCGGCGTACGGGATGCGGCTGAGCGTGCCGGCTGGTTCCTCCGTCCGCTTCGGTCCGGGCGAGACCGCCGAAGTGCCCCTCGTCCCCATCGGCGGGGACCGGATCGCGATCGGCTTCGCCGGACTCGTCGACGGACCACTGGACGCGCCGGGCGCGAAGGAGGAGGCGCTGCGCAGGGCGACGGCCTGCGGCTACCTCGGAGCGGGGGAGGGGAAGTGA